Part of the Anomaloglossus baeobatrachus isolate aAnoBae1 chromosome 1, aAnoBae1.hap1, whole genome shotgun sequence genome, GTATAAAGAGGCCATAATTGTTAGCAAAAAGGAATTCTAAGTTAATTAGCAGGATGGTTTTGGAAAGTAGGAAGATGGTGATGAATTAATACATTAAAAGCTTGTTATTCTGAAGATATTAGTGAAGTCTAGTAGTGAAGGTTCCACATTCTCCAAAATGACACTTCAAAACCCATGAAAGAGCTACAATATGACAGGATAAGCTAACCTTGGCTTCAGCTCTCCGTGAGTGTATGAGGACCAAGCAATACTGGACTTCTCCCAATACCTCTTAGGACCAGTCACTTTGGAAGAAATGTTTGGGGCTTTTTGCAGCGTTCTgtctaaaatatgtaataataggtATAAATTAACTTTTAAGAATAATAACTATGTTTAACTACGTTAAATAAATAGAATTTGTTTCAGATGTTTTATAGTATTGTGTTATGTTTAGGATATAATGAATACAAAAACACATTACTACTTAGATATTATCTCAATGGAGCAACAATTGTAGAGATCCAAAATGATTACTTCATTTTATTAATTATAAGAGATTCTGTACAATCACCACTACATATACAACATCCATGACTATAGGCATATATCTCAGCCAACAGAATGGGCATAAAAATACAGCTATTTTATCATACACGTTAAAATATTAGACACCCTGTAATACAATCAAGAAGAAATATTAAAAGCTATCATTATCATCAAATTCTTTACCTATAAGACCCTTGACGTTGGACCCTTTGGTCCCAATAATGTTCTCATTGGATTTCTTAAAAGTTCTCTCTTTCATAGCTTCCTCACCAAGATGATGAATATCAGGTGCCAGACTCTTTGTTTCAACCCAAGGTTTCGCTTGACCACTTGCATGAGGCATGGAGTAATCCTGAGAAGACTCATCATCACTTGAAGTTTCACTAGTAAAGTCATACTGATAAAATTTAGTTTGCTGTTCTTTTTCTTGACTTTTTAGTACATCCAGTTGTTTGACATAAAAGAAGTACTTGTCCAGCACACTGCCTTCATGGTCAGAGACCACATCTGAGTTCTCCTCCCAGCACACCGCTCTTCCTAATTCTTTTCCATTCTTCTGTGACATAGAGTTATTATTAAAGCTCCTTGTTTGACTATTTATGCTAAAAAACTCATCCACATCCTTATCATCTGATAAATGTGGGTTTAGTAATTTACAATTTCTATTATATCCGGTAGGTTGAAACTCTGCACGGTTTAAAGCTGAGCCACACTCTGAGCACCAGTTGGAGCTAGTGGTATTGGTAAAACTACATGCGTGACACTCTTGATATATTTTATTTGTGTAACCCTCAGACAGCTCCATGTTGGAGTCATCCTTGTGTACTGCTCTTTGCCTTCTGTCTGGAACCTTTCTGGACATTAATATATTAGTGCTGTCATGAGATTCTTGACTATTTTTCACTAAAAATGTTCTGTCTGTTCTTCCACCATCTTTGTCACCTGTGGTTTTTAAACCTTTCTGTTTCAGTTCAACGTCTTCTAGGATAGAGTTAAGTCTTTCTGTATCAAGACATGAGTCCAGTGAGCTTGAATCATCATCTGGATTTACATAATTCTCCTTTAAGGCCATATCTGAGTTAGTATTTCTGGAGATATATGTATTAAAATGCTGATGGTTGGACTTTGGTTTAGTTCCAAATAGATCATCAATGTCAATACCACCTGGTTTTATATTGCCAAATAATTCTTCTCCTGAGTCAGCAAAGCCCTTCCTGTTAAAAGTATCTTTTGTTTCATTGTCCTTCACTTGTAAAGGTTCAAAAAAATTGCCTTCATATTCTTCATGGTCACTTAGAAATAAATTAGACTTAGGGTCAACCAAGAAAGAATCTAGTTGTACTGCTTTACTTCTTAACTTGGGTATATCCAAACTTCTGGGGCTTTTTAGAGATTCGATGACTTCATCACCAAGACAAAGATATTTTTTACTTTCATAGTCATTGACCCTCACATGCTTATCAGTAATTCTACAGCTTCCAATGGGATCAAAAGAAGAATCTTCAGTTATTGTGGTATCACCAGTGGAAGATGTCAAACCTCCTCCACTGCATTTGTTAAGGAATTTTTTAGCCCATGTCATTACATGGTGAAGTTTTTCTGTTTCTGGTACTGACAGATCTTCTAACAGGTCTTGATCCAAATCAGTGACAAAGCTACTCCTTAAAAGACTTCGGTGAGTAGAGAGCACATCAAATTCATCTAAATCTGGTTTCATTTGACTATGAGGTATGTGTTCATCATCCTTGACTTGATTAGATGTAGACATTGGGCTATGGTATGAGGTGTGACCTTTTACTTCAGCTTCCTTGTGAGATGGCTGAAGTATAGGATCTGTAAATAACACTGCTCCCTcagccttctccagcactgcttgtGGATCCTGTTGTATAGGTATATCTTTCTTGTGTTTCATTGTCACTGCTTGCAGGTTATGATGCACAGAAGGTACTGGAGGATTTGATATTTTGGCTTTTAAAATATTAGGAATCAATTTGTTCGGTGCATTACGATATTTAGTACGTTTCTTTACTTCCATTTCTGTTGTTGGTAAAGGCTGAgtgtggtgagtaggattatttgtAAGTTCTTCTTTTCCTGGATTTGCTTGCACATCTTGAGGAAAAGGTGGTGTCAGAGATTTTGTTTCATCTATAGATAGTAAAGATGTTTCTCCATTGAGTGTCATGGCTCTTTCTTCAGCACTGATTTTTTTGGGCACATCAGAATATGCAATAACATGGTTTAAGGATGGTGCTGAGAGGCGTCTATGCGGCGTTGCAGTCCTGA contains:
- the LOC142296579 gene encoding uncharacterized protein LOC142296579, with the translated sequence MQMELSPHNPTQSPPKPNNNVIDTPRTSNLKFLRAKRLNYFCGRSSQNPILETETSQDSGQTFRTATPHRRLSAPSLNHVIAYSDVPKKISAEERAMTLNGETSLLSIDETKSLTPPFPQDVQANPGKEELTNNPTHHTQPLPTTEMEVKKRTKYRNAPNKLIPNILKAKISNPPVPSVHHNLQAVTMKHKKDIPIQQDPQAVLEKAEGAVLFTDPILQPSHKEAEVKGHTSYHSPMSTSNQVKDDEHIPHSQMKPDLDEFDVLSTHRSLLRSSFVTDLDQDLLEDLSVPETEKLHHVMTWAKKFLNKCSGGGLTSSTGDTTITEDSSFDPIGSCRITDKHVRVNDYESKKYLCLGDEVIESLKSPRSLDIPKLRSKAVQLDSFLVDPKSNLFLSDHEEYEGNFFEPLQVKDNETKDTFNRKGFADSGEELFGNIKPGGIDIDDLFGTKPKSNHQHFNTYISRNTNSDMALKENYVNPDDDSSSLDSCLDTERLNSILEDVELKQKGLKTTGDKDGGRTDRTFLVKNSQESHDSTNILMSRKVPDRRQRAVHKDDSNMELSEGYTNKIYQECHACSFTNTTSSNWCSECGSALNRAEFQPTGYNRNCKLLNPHLSDDKDVDEFFSINSQTRSFNNNSMSQKNGKELGRAVCWEENSDVVSDHEGSVLDKYFFYVKQLDVLKSQEKEQQTKFYQYDFTSETSSDDESSQDYSMPHASGQAKPWVETKSLAPDIHHLGEEAMKERTFKKSNENIIGTKGSNVKGLIDRTLQKAPNISSKVTGPKRYWEKSSIAWSSYTHGELKPRSQHSIQRPTSANSQKNRDQLQGDKGTEINTPLEVVRHVHGETNYVHNGNDLKNAAVAYMKTSNAWAVSEHLSKDKWERSTPNHGMISGAENSAMWPLLPDELWISIFSLLTHGDLSKVAQVCQRFRDIANDDSLWKVIKITDCHSLKDSCLVSIGRHHPETISLYRCHDDSQNITDFGFRQLFQHCKESLQELNITNCSGEMFRGDTVLSYAGNFCSRLTSVDISWTGATDKGIISLTQACVCLQSLSMNGCNITDIAMTAVLNRHSKSLHKLELFGCHTLTAKCLISVAAECVNLEHLNIGRIPKATDVCLAKIASNLHKIATLNLTGLNVVRDRAIHHIVKQCSKLENLTLSSCLQVTDVSLVEISTYRMTIKYLDLSGCKKVSDIGIQALARSCQQLRYLDLSSTSTGKRGVCLLASYSYSNLECLKLSFCKDITADAIEKLCKNCKRLKVLDLYGCRVSPDLGNIKKYRNSFKIFHDLSIPTVNILGE